A stretch of the Papaver somniferum cultivar HN1 chromosome 6, ASM357369v1, whole genome shotgun sequence genome encodes the following:
- the LOC113288243 gene encoding enhancer of mRNA-decapping protein 4-like — MASGGNQNQVGITLDMQKLFKNPSGSSPNPNNQNPPLPYPQQSSYPAPPPASYPPPTFAYPPQTSPYHHQLQQQQQQYYPYPQDQQQQIMANVHHQRPISYSVPPPPPLQSPSHGSNPNPNSSARIMALLGSNPASNVELPSSTSIPPPPSSAPSPSSSVTSEYMMPLNPPIIPSATPVNMAISPSSPARLPSRKPPKGRHLIGDHVVYDVSVRFPGEVQPQLEVTPITKYGSDPGLVVGRQIAVSRTYICYGLKMGNIRVLNINTASRALLRGHTQRVTDMAFFAEDVHLLASASIDGRVFVWKINEGTDEENKPQITWKLVTAIQIMGEGESVHPRVCWHSHKQEVLVVAIGKHILKIDTTRVGKGQTISSDEPLKCPVEKLLDGVQLVGKHETEVTDLSMCQWMTTRLASASTDGMVKIWEDRKPSPLAVFKPHDGQPVNSVTFLTSPHRPDHIILITAGPLNREVKMWSSASDEGWLLPSDAESWQCTQTLDLRSSAEPRVDDAFFNQVIALPRAGLILLANAKKNAIYAVHVEYGPYPAATRMDYIAEFTVTMPILSLTGTSDTLPDGDHAVQVYCVQTQAIQQYALELSQCLPPPMENMGLEKTDSNVTRTFEASSSDGLATFEASQGSGHTNTPATNPALLSTSPETVPAARYQINSGSSDSRLHELVTSGMESKQILLPTTSVGDGGRLESRPLSPRLSRNLSGFRSPSNSFEPGSPRSDRGVDQSVLDYVDRRVDIPPNMADVASSNDSTRKSGNMVPQTEISMAPNPPVAFKHPTHLITPAEILSRAVSSSETSQFSQDSKAVEAKIQDVAVSNDVENVEVEVKVVGENGSNQRDIADYQRESYTPERKEKYFCSQASDLSVDMARETGSLNHESRQDAAVTESMDRPANPSQEDAQDSSETLSRKDSESAILASVPQSPSLATKGKKQKGKSSNVTGPSSASPSPFNSADSLDVPGSSMIVPSMDTAQIMSFQESFNQFMTMQKDMQKQMAATISVQVTKECKRIETSLGKQMERTSKANVDAVWARLQEEVAKNEKSERERMQQITSVITNGNKELPIILEKLLKKEVASLGQSLARLIAPALEKSISSAIMESFQRGVGDKAVNQLEKSVYTKLEATVSRQIQAQFQTSGKQVIQDSLRSSLEASVVPAFEMSCKAMFEQVDAAFQKGMSEHTSAAQQQLESTHSPLALQLRDAINSATSLTQTLNKELAEGQRNILALAAASANSNAVNPLVTQLSNGPMIGLHEMVEAQLDPTKELSRLISEKKFEEAFTGALQRSDVSIVSWLCSQVDLQGILSMNPLPLSQGVLLALLQQLACDITKEPSRKVAWMRDVAVAVNPADPVIAMHVRPIFEQVYQILSHHRTLPTTTAADASNTRLVMHVINSMLMSCK; from the exons ATGGCTTCTGGTGGGAATCAAAATCAAGTTGGTATAACATTAGATATGCAGAAGTTATTCAAAAACCCTTCAGGTTCATCACCGAACCCTAATAATCAAAATCCACCATTACCATACCCACAACAATCTTCTTATCCTGCACCGCCACCAGCTTCTTATCCTCCGCCTACTTTCGCATACCCTCCTCAAACTTCACCGTACCATCATcaactgcagcaacagcagcagcaatactATCCTTACCCGCAagaccaacaacaacaaatcatGGCCAACGTTCACCATCAAAGACCTATTTCTTATTCTGTACCACCTCCGCCTCCATTACAATCTCCTTCTCATGGTTCCAATCCAAACCCTAACTCTAGTGCTAGAATAATGGCTTTGTTAGGTTCAAATCCGGCTTCCAATGTTGAATTGCCGTCTTCAACTTCAATTCCTCCACCACCTTCTTCAgcaccatcaccatcatcatcagtaACTTCTGAAtatatgatgcctttgaatccACCAATTATTCCGTCTGCAACACCTGTTAACATGGCCATCTCGCCATCATCTCCTGCACGATTGCCTAGTAGGAAACCTCCCAAAGGGAGGCATTTGATTGGGGATCATGTTGTTTATGACGTTAGTGTTAGGTTTCCTGGTGAGGTACAACCTCAGCTTgaagtcacaccaattaccaagtATGGTTCAGATCCTGGGCTTGTTGTGGGTCGGCAGATTGCGGTTAGTAGGACATATATATGTTATGGATTAAAGATGGGGAATATTCGGGTTCTCAACATAAATACTGCTTCAAGAGCTTTGCTTCGTGGACACACGCAG AGGGTGACAGACATGGCTTTCTTTGCTGAAGATGTGCATCTTTTGGCTAG TGCAAGCATAGATGGAAGGGTTTTTGTATGGAAGATTAACGAAGGTACTGATGAAGAAAATAAGCCACAAATAACATGGAAACTTGTCACTGCCATCCAGATAATGGGCGAGGGGGAATCAGTTCATCCACGAGTTTGCTGGCACTCCCATAAACAA GAGGTTTTGGTTGTTGCAATTGGTAAGCATATCCTAAAAATAGATACAACTAGAGTTGGAAAGGGTCAAACAATTTCGTCCGACGAACCTCTCAAGTGTCCTGTTGAAAAATTGCTGGATGGTGTCCAATTGGTCGGTAAACATGAAACTGAAGTAACTGACTTATCAATGTGTCAGTGGATGACAACTCGTCTAGCTTCAGCATCAACAGATGGCATG GTAAAAATATGGGAAGATCGTAAGCCATCACCCCTTGCCGTATTTAAGCCTCATGATGGTCAACCTGTTAATTCGGTTACTTTCTTGACCTCACCTCACCGTCCAGATCACATTATTCTTATCACAGCG GGGCCACTTAATCGGGAAGTTAAAATGTGGTCCTCAGCAAGTGATGAAGGCTGGCTGCTGCCTAGTGATGCCGAGTCTTGGCAGTGTACCCAGACTCTGGATTTGAGGAGTTCGGCTGAACCCCGAGTTGATGATGCATTTTTCAATCAAGTTATAGCATTGCCCCGTGCAGGGCTTATTTTACTTGCAAATGCGAAAAAAAATGCGATATATGCTGTGCATGTTGAATATGGTCCTTATCCAGCAGCAACTCGTATGGATTACATAGCAGAGTTTACTGTGACAATGCCAATACTGAGTCTTACTGGAACAAGTGACACCTTACCTGATGGGGACCATGCGGTTCAAGTGTACTGTGTTCAAACACAGGCTATCCAACAATATGCTTTGGAGCTGTCTCAATGCTTACCACCACCAATGGAAAATATGGGATTAGAGAAGACAGACTCCAATGTTACTCGAACATTTGAAGCTTCTTCTTCAGATGGACTTGCTACTTTTGAGGCATCCCAGGGAAGTGGACATACAAATACACCAGCAACAAATCCCGCTTTACTATCAACTAGTCCTGAGACTGTACCAGCAGCTAGATACCAAATAAATTCTGGAAGTTCTGATTCTAGGTTGCACGAATTGGTTACTTCGGGTATGGAATCTAAGCAAATTCTTTTGCCAACAACTTCAGTTGGTGATGGTGGTCGCCTTGAATCCCGTCCTTTGAGTCCAAGGTTGTCCAGGAACCTATCTGGTTTCAGAAGTCCATCAAACAGCTTTGAGCCAGGTTCCCCGCGTAGTGATCGTGGTGTTGACCAATCAGTACTTGATTATGTTGACAGGAGAGTAGATATTCCTCCAAACATGGCAGATGTTGCTTCCTCAAATGATAGCACCAGAAAGAGTGGAAACATGGTTCCGCAAACGGAAATTTCTATGGCACCAAATCCCCCTGTTGCGTTCAAGCACCCTACTCATCTGATAACCCCGGCAGAAATATTGTCTAGGGCAGTTTCATCCTCCGAGACTTCTCAGTTTTCTCAGGATTCAAAAGCAGTAGAAGCTAAGATCCAAGATGTGGCTGTCAGCAATGATGTGGAAAATGTTGAAGTGGAGGTTAAAGTGGTGGGTGAAAATGGATCAAATCAGCGTGATATTGCTGACTATCAGAGGGAATCCTATACTCCTGAGAGGAAAGAGAAATATTTTTGTTCACAGGCTTCAGATCTTAGTGTTGATATGGCCAGAGAAACTGGATCTCTTAACCACGAGTCTCGGCAAGATGCTGCTGTTACCGAGTCAATGGACCGGCCTGCAAATCCCTCTCAAGAAGATGCCCAAGACTCTTCAGAAACTTTGTCCCGGAAGGATTCTGAGTCGGCCATATTGGCATCAGTTCCACAGTCCCCTTCCTTGGCGACAAAAGGGAAGAAACAGAAGGGGAAGAGCTCTAATGTAACTGGTCCATCATCTGCTTCTCCAAGCCCGTTTAATTCTGCAGATTCTTTGGATGTTCCAGGAAGCAGTATGATTGTACCCTCTATGGATACTGCACAGATTATGTCTTTTCAGGAGTCATTTAATCAG TTTATGACCATGCAAAAAGATATGCAGAAGCAGATGGCGGCAACCATATCTGTCCAGGTTACTAAAGAATGCAAAAGAATAGAAACCTCTCTAGGCAAACAAATGGAGAGAACCAGCAAAGCTAATGTTGATGCTGTATGGGCACGGCTTCAAGAAGAGGTTGCAAAGAATGAGAAATCAGAACGAGAACGTATGCAGCAGATAACAAGTGTGATTACAAACGGTAATAAGGAGCTGCCTATCATATTAGAGAAGTTGTTGAAGAAAGAAGTCGCTTCTTTAGGGCAATCCCTGGCCCGTTTAATTGCTCCAGCTTTGGAAAAATCCATTTCCTCAGCCATTATGGAGTCATTCCAG AGGGGGGTTGGGGACAAGGCAGTGAATCAGTTGGAGAAGTCAGTTTATACAAAACTAGAAGCTACTGTCTCAAGACAAATTCAAGCACAGTTCCAAACTTCTGGCAAACAAGTTATTCAG GACTCGTTAAGGTCTAGCTTGGAAGCTTCTGTTGTTCCTGCATTCGAGATGTCATGCAAAGCCATGTTTGAGCAAGTTGATGCTGCATTTCAGAAAGGGATGTCTGAGCATACATCTGCTGCACAACAGCAATTAGAGTCCACACATTCTCCTTTAGCACTTCAGCTGAGG GATGCAATTAATTCTGCAACATCATTGACTCAAACCCTTAATAAGGAATTGGCTGAAGGGCAGCGGAACATTTTGGCTCTTGCTGCTGCAAGTGCAAACTCAAATGCAGTGAATCCCTTGGTAACGCAGTTAAGCAATGGACCTATGATTGGTCTTCATGAGATG GTTGAGGCACAACTGGATCCAACCAAGGAGCTATCCAGATTGATATCTGAGAAAAAGTTTGAAGAAGCATTCACTGGAGCTCTGCAAAGAAGTgatgtttcaattgtatcttggcTGTGCTCCCAG GTTGATTTACAGGGTATATTGTCAATGAATCCTCTTCCTCTGAGCCAAGGAGTTCTGCTTGCTCTACTTCAGCAGTTGGCCTGTGATATCACCAAGGAGCCAAGCCGTAAGGTGGCATGGATGAGGGATGTAGCTGTTGCGGTAAACCCTGCAGATCCAGTGATCGCTATGCATGTCAGGCCTATTTTCGAGCAGGTGTATCAGATATTAAGCCACCACCGCACCCTACCTACCACAACTGCAGCAGATGCTAGCAACACCCGTCTTGTCATGCACGTTATAAACTCAATGTTAATGAGCTGTAAATGA
- the LOC113288244 gene encoding chaperone protein dnaJ 11, chloroplastic-like: MSGIQTLPMKSSFQFSPECYLSNKSPNHNKSQSSMSFPLRNSLKKSTIIFSFYSETLPRNNRRSSPALSSLYEILRVKENASAVEIKTAYRNLAKKVHPDVATSESDSRDFMEIHKAYTTLSDPTARANYDLSIARSSVRYGYGIGMTNQSSPSDFMVVGQMRRWETDQCW; this comes from the coding sequence atgtccggAATCCAAACTCTTCCGATGAaatcttcatttcaattttctccagAGTGTTACTTATCAAACAAATCCCCTAATCACAACAAGTCCCAGAGTTCAATGTCTTTTCCACTTAGAAACTCTTTAAAGAAATCCAcaattatattttctttttactcggaaactcttccaagaaacaacaGAAGATCATCACCGGCGCTGTCGAGTCTGTATGAGATTCTTAGAGTGAAAGAAAACGCATCAGCAGTTGAAATTAAGACAGCTTACcgaaacttagcaaagaaagttCATCCAGATGTAGCCACTTCTGAATCGGACAGCCGTGATTTCATGGAGATTCACAAAGCTTATACTACTTTATCTGATCCTACGGCAAGAGCTAATTATGATCTCTCGATTGCCCGTAGCTCCGTTCGATATGGCTACGGTATCGGAATGACGAATCAATCTTCACCGTCGGATTTTATGGTTGTGGGCCAGATGAGAAGGTGGGAAACAGATCAATGCTGGTAG